One window of Klebsiella quasivariicola genomic DNA carries:
- the uspF gene encoding universal stress protein UspF: MSRMILVPIDISDKEFTERIISHVESEARIDDAEVHFLTVIPSLPYYASLGMAYTAELPGMDELREGSETQLKEIAKQFSIPEDRMHFHVAEGSPKDKILALAKSLPADLVIIASHRPDITTYLLGSNAAAVVRHAECSVLVVR, from the coding sequence ATGAGCAGAATGATTCTTGTCCCTATCGATATCTCTGATAAAGAATTTACTGAACGCATTATCAGTCACGTTGAATCGGAAGCGCGGATTGACGACGCCGAGGTCCATTTCCTCACCGTGATCCCTTCTCTGCCCTATTATGCCTCACTGGGAATGGCCTATACCGCTGAGCTTCCCGGCATGGATGAGCTGCGTGAGGGTTCTGAAACGCAGTTGAAAGAGATCGCAAAGCAGTTCTCTATCCCGGAAGACCGGATGCATTTTCACGTCGCGGAAGGGTCGCCAAAAGATAAAATCCTTGCTCTGGCCAAGTCGCTGCCAGCCGACCTGGTGATCATCGCCTCCCACCGGCCTGATATCACGACTTATCTGCTGGGCTCCAACGCCGCCGCGGTGGTTCGTCACGCCGAGTGCTCGGTCCTGGTAGTCCGCTAA
- the ompK37 gene encoding porin OmpK37: MKRKVLALVIPALLAAGAAHAAEIYNKDGNKLDLYGKVDGLHYFSSDSKKDGDQTYLRFGFKGETQINNMLTGYGQWEYNVQANNTESSSDQAWTRLAFAGIKVGDYGSFDYGRNYGVLYDVEGWTDMLPEFGGDSYTYADNFMAGRANGVATYRNSDFFGLVEGLNFALQYQGKNEGQNAQDINVGTNNRSSDSDVRFDNGDGFGLSTSYDFGMGISAAAAYTSSDRTNDQMTQTNAYGDKAEAWTAGLKYDANDIYLATMYSETRNMTPYGNDGVANKTQNFEVTAQYQFDFGLRPAISYLQSKGKDLYNNGRYADKDLVKYMDVGATYYFNRNMSTYVDYKINLLDGNDKFYEDNGISTDNIVALGLVYQF, translated from the coding sequence ATGAAAAGAAAAGTACTGGCCCTCGTCATCCCGGCTTTATTAGCTGCCGGTGCCGCTCACGCAGCGGAAATTTATAATAAAGATGGAAATAAATTAGATCTCTATGGCAAGGTAGATGGTCTGCATTATTTCTCCAGCGACTCGAAAAAAGACGGCGATCAAACTTATTTGCGTTTTGGCTTTAAGGGCGAAACTCAGATCAACAATATGCTGACCGGCTATGGTCAGTGGGAATATAACGTTCAGGCCAACAACACCGAGAGCTCCAGCGATCAGGCGTGGACCCGTCTGGCATTCGCGGGTATCAAAGTCGGCGATTACGGCTCCTTCGACTACGGTCGTAACTACGGCGTGCTGTACGACGTCGAAGGCTGGACCGATATGCTGCCGGAGTTCGGCGGCGACTCCTACACCTATGCGGATAACTTTATGGCAGGCCGCGCCAACGGCGTCGCGACCTACCGCAACAGCGATTTCTTTGGCCTGGTGGAGGGTCTGAACTTTGCCCTGCAATATCAGGGTAAAAACGAAGGTCAGAACGCACAGGATATCAACGTCGGCACCAATAACCGCAGCAGCGACAGCGATGTTCGTTTCGACAATGGCGATGGTTTCGGCCTCTCCACCTCTTATGACTTCGGCATGGGCATCAGCGCGGCGGCAGCCTACACCTCTTCTGACCGTACTAACGATCAGATGACCCAGACCAACGCCTACGGTGATAAAGCGGAAGCCTGGACCGCCGGTCTGAAGTACGACGCCAACGATATCTACCTGGCGACCATGTACTCTGAAACCCGCAATATGACCCCGTACGGCAACGACGGTGTGGCCAATAAAACGCAAAACTTCGAAGTCACCGCGCAGTATCAGTTCGACTTCGGTCTGCGTCCGGCCATCTCCTACCTGCAGTCCAAAGGCAAAGATCTGTACAATAACGGCCGCTATGCCGATAAAGATCTGGTCAAATATATGGACGTTGGCGCGACCTATTACTTCAACCGTAATATGTCCACCTATGTTGATTACAAAATCAACCTGCTGGATGGTAACGACAAATTCTACGAAGACAACGGTATCTCTACCGATAACATCGTCGCTCTGGGCCTGGTTTACCAGTTCTGA
- the dbpA gene encoding ATP-dependent RNA helicase DbpA: MTAFSTLTVLPAAQLANLNELGYLSMTPVQAAALPAILAGKDVRVQAKTGSGKTAAFGLGLLQHIDPARFETQSLVLCPTRELADQVAGELRRLARCLPNIKILMLCGGQPFGAQRDSLQHAPHIIVATPGRLLDHLQKGTVSLDALQTLVMDEADRMLDMGFSDAIDEVIRFAPADRQTLLFSATWPAAIAAISGRVQRNPQTIEIDTVDALPAIEQQFFEVSRHGKIALLQRLLSQHQPASCVVFCNTKRDCQAVCDALNAAGQSALSLHGDLEQRDRDQTLVRFANGSVRVLVATDVAARGLDIKSLALVVNFELAWDPEVHVHRIGRTARAGEQGLAISFCAPEEAQRATILADMLQLSLNWLPAPTGNTIAPLTAEMATLCIDGGKKAKMRPGDVLGALTGDMGFDGADIGKITVHPAHVYVAIRQNMAQKAYKQLQNGKIKGKACRVRLLK, from the coding sequence GTGACCGCTTTTTCTACCCTGACTGTTTTACCTGCCGCCCAATTAGCCAACCTTAATGAGCTGGGTTATCTGTCGATGACCCCGGTTCAGGCCGCCGCCCTGCCGGCGATCCTTGCGGGGAAAGATGTGCGCGTGCAGGCAAAAACCGGCAGCGGAAAAACGGCCGCATTCGGGCTGGGTCTGCTGCAGCATATCGATCCGGCGCGCTTTGAGACCCAGTCGCTGGTGTTGTGTCCGACCCGCGAGCTGGCCGATCAGGTTGCCGGTGAGCTGCGTCGCCTGGCGCGCTGCCTGCCGAACATCAAGATTCTGATGCTCTGCGGCGGGCAGCCCTTTGGCGCCCAGCGAGATTCACTCCAGCACGCCCCGCATATCATCGTCGCCACCCCGGGCCGTCTGCTCGATCATCTGCAGAAGGGGACGGTCTCCCTTGACGCGTTGCAGACCCTGGTGATGGATGAAGCGGACCGCATGCTCGATATGGGCTTCAGCGACGCCATCGACGAGGTGATCCGCTTCGCGCCGGCTGACCGGCAGACCCTGCTGTTTTCCGCCACCTGGCCGGCGGCAATCGCGGCGATCAGCGGCCGGGTGCAGCGCAATCCGCAGACAATTGAGATCGACACTGTCGATGCGCTCCCGGCGATTGAGCAGCAGTTTTTTGAAGTTTCCCGCCACGGTAAGATTGCCCTGCTGCAGCGCCTGCTCAGCCAGCATCAGCCCGCATCCTGTGTGGTGTTCTGCAACACCAAACGCGATTGCCAGGCGGTCTGCGATGCGCTCAACGCCGCCGGGCAGAGCGCCTTGTCGCTGCACGGTGATCTCGAGCAGCGCGACCGCGATCAGACGCTGGTGCGCTTCGCCAACGGCAGCGTCCGGGTTCTGGTGGCGACCGACGTCGCCGCCCGCGGCCTCGACATCAAATCCCTCGCGCTGGTGGTGAACTTCGAGCTGGCCTGGGATCCGGAGGTGCATGTTCACCGCATCGGCCGTACCGCCCGCGCCGGCGAACAAGGGCTGGCCATCAGCTTCTGTGCGCCGGAAGAGGCGCAGCGCGCCACGATCCTGGCCGACATGCTGCAGCTCTCCCTGAACTGGCTGCCGGCGCCGACGGGCAACACCATCGCACCGTTGACGGCGGAGATGGCCACGCTGTGTATTGACGGCGGTAAAAAGGCGAAAATGCGCCCGGGAGATGTGCTGGGAGCCCTGACCGGGGATATGGGTTTTGATGGCGCCGATATCGGCAAAATTACCGTTCATCCGGCTCATGTCTATGTGGCGATCCGCCAGAATATGGCGCAGAAGGCGTATAAGCAGTTACAAAATGGCAAGATTAAGGGCAAAGCCTGCCGCGTTCGACTGCTGAAGTAA
- the ttcA gene encoding tRNA 2-thiocytidine(32) synthetase TtcA gives MLQNQEISKKEKYNIDKLQKRLRRNVGEAIADFNMIEEGDRIMVCLSGGKDSYTMLEILRNLQKSAPISFSLVAVNLDQKQPGFPEHILPAYLEQLGVEYKIVEENTYGIVKEKIPEGKTTCSLCSRLRRGILYRTATELGATKIALGHHRDDILQTLFLNMFYGGKMKGMPPKLMSDDGKHIVIRPLAYCREKDIERFSQAKGFPIIPCNLCGSQPNLQRQVIADMLRDWDKRYPGRIETMFSAMQNVVPSHLSDVNLFDFKGITHGSEVVDGGDLAFDREEIPLQPASWQPEEEDARLDELRLNVVEVK, from the coding sequence ATGCTGCAAAATCAAGAAATCAGTAAAAAAGAAAAATACAACATCGATAAGCTGCAGAAACGTCTGCGCCGCAACGTCGGTGAGGCGATTGCCGACTTCAATATGATTGAAGAGGGCGACCGCATTATGGTTTGTCTTTCAGGCGGCAAGGACAGCTATACCATGCTGGAGATCCTGCGTAATCTGCAGAAAAGCGCGCCCATCTCCTTTTCGCTGGTGGCGGTCAACCTCGATCAGAAGCAGCCCGGGTTCCCGGAGCATATTCTGCCGGCGTATCTTGAGCAGCTGGGCGTGGAATACAAGATTGTCGAAGAGAATACCTACGGCATCGTCAAAGAGAAGATCCCGGAAGGGAAAACCACCTGCTCGCTGTGCTCTCGCCTGCGTCGCGGCATCCTCTACCGTACCGCCACCGAGCTCGGGGCGACCAAGATCGCCCTCGGCCATCATCGCGATGACATCCTGCAGACGCTGTTCCTGAATATGTTCTACGGCGGAAAAATGAAAGGGATGCCGCCGAAGCTAATGAGCGACGACGGCAAACACATCGTCATCCGCCCGCTGGCCTACTGCCGCGAAAAGGACATCGAGCGCTTCTCCCAGGCCAAAGGCTTCCCGATTATTCCGTGCAACCTGTGCGGTTCGCAGCCAAATCTGCAGCGTCAGGTGATCGCCGATATGCTCCGCGACTGGGATAAGCGTTATCCTGGGCGCATTGAAACCATGTTCAGCGCGATGCAGAACGTGGTGCCTTCACATCTGAGCGATGTCAATCTGTTTGATTTTAAAGGCATCACCCACGGCTCCGAGGTGGTGGACGGTGGCGATCTGGCGTTTGACCGGGAAGAGATTCCCCTGCAACCTGCCAGCTGGCAGCCGGAAGAAGAAGACGCCCGTCTCGATGAACTGCGTCTGAACGTGGTGGAAGTGAAGTAA
- a CDS encoding KTSC domain-containing protein has product MHHHPVKSSRIISVAYDDASATLEIYFYHQPPLQYTGVPPRIFRDFLQVVSKGRFYDGVIKGKFPERKPR; this is encoded by the coding sequence ATGCACCACCATCCGGTAAAATCTTCCCGAATTATCTCCGTCGCCTACGATGACGCCTCCGCCACACTGGAAATCTATTTTTATCACCAGCCGCCATTACAATATACCGGCGTTCCACCGCGTATTTTTCGTGACTTTTTACAGGTGGTTTCAAAAGGGCGATTTTATGACGGCGTGATTAAAGGAAAATTCCCCGAACGCAAGCCACGTTAA